The Mycolicibacterium smegmatis genome has a window encoding:
- a CDS encoding class I SAM-dependent methyltransferase encodes MTDKLKVDLSGAPQTMLATFYAKALDARLPTPILGDDMAAEIAERIDYDWTRTAITPARAPAVTTRSAHFDRWARQFLAVHSEAVVLHLGCGLDGRFFRLAPGPGVEWFDVDYPEVIDLRSQLYPEHERYHLVSASVTDPAWLDEVPTGRPVLMLGEGLTMYLTEADGVALLRRVVDRFGTGELQFDAFDSFGIRTQWTNTVVRRSGATLRWAINRPDDILDAVPGTRLLAWMSVFEDPAFDELSWHFRLLAKVMRPIPALRYMAQYYRFAF; translated from the coding sequence TTCTACGCGAAAGCGCTCGACGCGCGTCTGCCCACCCCGATCCTCGGTGACGATATGGCCGCCGAGATCGCGGAGCGCATCGACTACGACTGGACCAGAACAGCGATCACCCCTGCGCGTGCGCCCGCGGTGACCACGCGCAGCGCGCACTTCGACAGATGGGCCCGCCAGTTCCTCGCGGTGCACTCCGAGGCGGTCGTGCTGCACCTGGGCTGCGGGCTCGACGGCCGGTTCTTCCGGCTGGCCCCGGGGCCGGGTGTCGAGTGGTTCGACGTCGACTACCCCGAGGTCATCGACCTGCGTTCCCAGCTGTACCCGGAACACGAGCGCTACCACCTGGTGTCGGCGTCGGTGACCGATCCGGCATGGCTCGACGAGGTGCCGACCGGACGGCCGGTGCTCATGCTCGGCGAGGGCCTCACGATGTATCTCACCGAGGCAGACGGTGTCGCGCTGCTGCGCCGCGTCGTCGACCGTTTCGGCACCGGCGAACTGCAGTTCGACGCGTTCGACAGCTTCGGGATCCGGACGCAGTGGACCAACACCGTGGTGCGCCGCTCGGGGGCGACGCTGCGCTGGGCGATCAACCGGCCCGACGACATCCTCGACGCGGTGCCGGGCACCCGGCTCTTGGCGTGGATGTCGGTGTTCGAGGATCCGGCGTTCGACGAATTGTCCTGGCATTTCCGGTTGTTGGCGAAGGTCATGCGGCCGATCCCGGCGCTGCGCTACATGGCGCAGTATTACCGCTTCGCGTTCTGA